Proteins found in one Zea mays cultivar B73 chromosome 1, Zm-B73-REFERENCE-NAM-5.0, whole genome shotgun sequence genomic segment:
- the LOC100284727 gene encoding Purple acid phosphatase 3 precursor (The RefSeq protein has 9 substitutions compared to this genomic sequence): protein MANRSVAMGVALAFVAMTALCCAPGAAELPRLDHPARSDGSLKLLVVGDWGRKGTHNQSRVADQMGRVGEKLDIDFVISTGDNFYKDGLKGVRDQAFEESFVDIYTAQSLQKPWYSVLGNHDYRGNALAQLSPVLRKIDDRFICMRSFIVNAELVDFFFVDTTPFQLEYWTHPGKDRYDWRGVAPRGKYIANLLKDLDVAMKKSTARWKIVAGHHTMRSVSEHGDTKELLELLLPVLKDNGVDFYINGHDHCLEHISSRDSPLQYFTSGGGSKAWRGVFHPNKDKLRFFYDGQGFMSLQLNQDQAHFIFYDVFGNILYRWSSRHPQPSTYLDEE from the exons ATGGCGAACCGCAGTGTTGCCATGGGCTTGGCCCTCGCGTTCGTGGCCATGACCGCGCTCTGTTGCGCGCCGGGCGCCGCGGAGTTGCCCCGGCTGGACCACCCGGCCAGGAGCGACGGATCGCTGAAGCTGCTCGTCGTCGGGGACTGGGGACGCAAGGGGACTCACAACCAGTCCCGGGTCGCCGACCAG ATGGGAAGGGTCGGGGAGAAGCTCGATATCGACTTTGTTATATCCACCGGGGACAACTTCTACAAGAACGGCCTCAAGGGCGTGCGCGACCAGGCATTTGAAGAATCGTTCGTGGATATCTACACAGCTCAAAGCTTACAGAAGCCATGGTACTCAG TTCTAGGAAATCATGATTACAGGGGCAATGCGCTCGCACAGCTTAGCCCAGTCTTGAGGAAGATCGACGACCGATTCATTTGCATGAGATCGTTCATCGTTAACGCAG AACTTGTGGACTTCTTCTTTGTCGACACCACTCCGTTCCAACTGGAGTATTGGACTCACCCTGGCAAGCATCGTTATGACTGGAGAGGGGTGGCGCCTCGAGGCAATTACTTAGCCAATTTGCTGAAG GATCTGGATGTGGCTATGAAGAAATCAACTGCAAGGTGGAAGATTGTGGTTGGGCATCACACCATGAGGAGTGTGAGTGAGCACAGGGACACCGAGGAGCTTCTGGAATTACTACTTCCAGTCCTCAAG GACAATGGCGTCGACTTCTACATCAATGGACACGATCACTGTCTGGAGCACATTAGCAGCAGAGACAG TCCACTCCAGTATTTCACGAGCGGAGGCGGTTCCAAGGCATGGAGAGGAGTCTTCCATCCAAACAAGGACAAGCTCCGATTCTTCTACGACGGGCAAGGGTTCATGTCCCTCCAGCTGAACCAAGACCAGGCTCACTTTATCTTTTACGACGTTTTCGGGAACATACTGTACCGATGGAGCTCGAGACATCCCCAGTCTTCCACGTATCTCGATGAGGAATAA